The Salinirubellus salinus genome segment TGACGACGCGCCTCGGGGCGTGAGCACCACCACCTCGGACGTCGACCTCGTCGGCGACGAAGTCGTCGGAAACGTGGCCCGTGCGGCGCTGCTGGCGGCGTTGACGGGTGCGTTCGCCTACGTATCGTTCCCCAATCCCCTCCCCGCCGCGGGGGTCCCGGTCACCCTGCAGGTGCTCGGCGTGTTCCTCGCGGGCATCTTCCTCGGGCCCGTCTGGGGCGGCCTCTCGCTGGTGTTCTACCTCGCCGCGGGGGCGCTCGGCGCGCCCGTCTTCGCCAGCGGGAGCGCCGGCTTCGAGGCCCTCGTCGGCTCCTCGGCGGGCTACCTCTGGTCGTACCCGGTGGCGGCGGCCGCCATCGGCCTCGTCGTCCACGACGGCCTCTCGCTCCGGTCGCCGTCG includes the following:
- a CDS encoding biotin transporter BioY, encoding MSTTTSDVDLVGDEVVGNVARAALLAALTGAFAYVSFPNPLPAAGVPVTLQVLGVFLAGIFLGPVWGGLSLVFYLAAGALGAPVFASGSAGFEALVGSSAGYLWSYPVAAAAIGLVVHDGLSLRSPSAAGLPRLVGAMVLGTGVIYAMGVAGLMLVLGLGLPEAFAAGAASFIPAEVFKIAAAVGIVRSDAVVAE